One window of the Candidatus Endomicrobium procryptotermitis genome contains the following:
- the pyk gene encoding pyruvate kinase: protein MAKTGIICTMGPATRSLSVLKKMAYAGMTVIRLNFSHGTYVEHEKDFALIRNFNKKYSRDIKILADLEGHRIRVGEIKNGKVELKKKQKLILTNKEVAGNNKKIYIDYSNSLMDIKKGFDIFIDDGNLKLKVLSSKKDELITEVQSDYVLKTHKGINIPQANLQFPHMEKKDMEDMRFALKRNVDFVANSFVRTAGDMRPLISILEKEKKKDCCKLIAKIEDREGIDNLPSILDVCDGIMVARGDMGISIPLWTVPVVQKYIIKKCRSRKKFVITATQMLESMVENPIPTRAEVSDVANAIIDGSDYVMLSAETAVGQYPAEAVEMMGNIIKFTEKNSYRLPLVK, encoded by the coding sequence ATGGCAAAAACAGGAATAATATGCACAATGGGGCCGGCGACGCGTTCTTTATCAGTTCTGAAAAAAATGGCGTACGCGGGAATGACGGTTATAAGGCTTAATTTTTCGCACGGAACTTATGTCGAACACGAAAAAGATTTTGCGTTAATAAGAAATTTCAATAAAAAATACAGCAGAGACATAAAAATTCTTGCAGATCTTGAAGGTCACAGAATAAGGGTCGGAGAAATCAAAAATGGTAAAGTCGAACTGAAAAAGAAACAAAAACTTATACTTACGAATAAAGAGGTTGCCGGCAACAATAAAAAGATTTACATAGATTACTCAAATTCTCTTATGGACATAAAAAAAGGTTTCGATATTTTTATAGATGATGGTAACTTAAAACTAAAAGTATTGTCTTCGAAAAAAGATGAGCTTATCACAGAAGTGCAGTCGGATTACGTTCTCAAAACGCATAAAGGCATCAACATACCGCAGGCGAACCTTCAATTTCCTCATATGGAAAAAAAAGACATGGAAGATATGCGTTTTGCTTTAAAACGCAATGTCGATTTTGTTGCAAATTCTTTTGTGAGAACTGCGGGTGACATGAGACCTCTTATTTCCATATTGGAAAAAGAAAAAAAGAAAGACTGTTGTAAACTTATAGCTAAAATTGAAGACAGGGAAGGAATAGACAATCTTCCTTCGATTCTTGACGTGTGCGATGGCATAATGGTCGCAAGGGGCGACATGGGAATTTCGATTCCGCTGTGGACTGTGCCTGTTGTACAAAAATATATAATAAAGAAATGCCGTTCGCGCAAAAAGTTCGTCATAACCGCGACGCAAATGCTTGAAAGCATGGTGGAAAACCCGATTCCGACAAGAGCAGAAGTCAGCGATGTTGCAAACGCTATCATTGACGGAAGCGATTATGTAATGCTTTCAGCAGAAACCGCGGTAGGACAATATCCCGCCGAAGCGGTTGAAATGATGGGAAACATCATTAAGTTCACGGAAAAGAACAGTTACAGGCTGCCGCTGGTAAAGTAA
- a CDS encoding TrpB-like pyridoxal phosphate-dependent enzyme, whose protein sequence is MSKSSLKKIILNEQDMPKQWYNIQADLPQPLDPPFNTKTGKPATAQDLSAIFPAEIIKQEMSMERFIDIPSEVLDVYKIWRPSPLVRAYNLEKTLDTPAKIYFKNESVSPSGSHKSNSAVAQAYYNMKEGVKRIATETGAGQWGSALAMACKMFGIECVIYMVKVSFEQKPYRKSLMQVYGAQVFSSPSVQTEVGRKVIVEDPDNQGSLGIAISEAIEDVITHKNAKYSLGSVLNHVAMHQTVIGLEAKKQLEIAGDYPDIVIACLGGGSNFSGTAFPFIMDKLHGKKADLKAIAVEPSACPKLSKGILAYDYGDTSGFTPALKMYTLGHTFMPGGIHAGGLRYHGASPLVSALVKHKIVTPIAVKQREVFDAAVTFARTEGILPAPESAHAIKAAIDEALKAKEEGKSKTILFNLSGHGHFDLSAYDNYLSGKMLDYEYPSEKVEEALSHLPKVDS, encoded by the coding sequence ATGTCAAAATCAAGTTTAAAGAAAATAATATTAAACGAGCAGGACATGCCTAAACAGTGGTACAACATACAGGCAGATCTTCCGCAGCCGCTCGATCCGCCGTTTAACACAAAAACTGGAAAACCTGCCACCGCACAGGACTTATCGGCAATTTTTCCCGCAGAAATCATAAAACAAGAAATGAGCATGGAAAGATTTATAGATATTCCGTCGGAAGTCCTTGACGTTTACAAAATATGGAGACCTTCCCCGCTCGTAAGGGCATACAATCTTGAAAAAACTTTAGACACCCCCGCAAAAATATACTTTAAAAATGAAAGTGTAAGTCCTTCGGGCAGCCATAAATCCAATTCCGCAGTTGCGCAGGCTTACTATAACATGAAAGAAGGCGTAAAAAGGATAGCTACGGAAACTGGCGCAGGACAGTGGGGATCGGCTCTCGCTATGGCCTGCAAAATGTTTGGCATCGAATGCGTCATTTATATGGTTAAAGTTTCTTTTGAACAAAAACCTTACAGAAAATCTTTAATGCAAGTTTACGGAGCACAGGTTTTTTCCAGCCCTTCAGTTCAAACCGAAGTCGGAAGAAAAGTTATAGTCGAAGATCCGGACAATCAGGGTTCTTTGGGAATAGCGATTTCCGAAGCTATCGAAGATGTGATTACACATAAAAATGCGAAATATTCTCTAGGAAGCGTTTTAAATCATGTAGCAATGCATCAAACAGTAATAGGTCTTGAAGCAAAAAAGCAGCTTGAAATAGCAGGCGATTATCCCGATATAGTTATCGCATGTCTTGGCGGCGGTTCAAACTTTTCGGGAACGGCTTTTCCTTTTATAATGGACAAACTGCATGGTAAAAAAGCGGATTTAAAGGCGATCGCAGTGGAACCTTCAGCATGCCCAAAACTTTCAAAAGGCATTTTAGCGTACGATTATGGTGACACGTCGGGATTTACGCCTGCTCTTAAAATGTATACGCTTGGACATACTTTTATGCCAGGCGGAATACATGCAGGAGGACTGCGTTATCACGGAGCATCTCCGCTCGTTTCGGCTTTGGTAAAACATAAAATCGTTACACCGATAGCGGTAAAGCAGCGCGAAGTTTTTGATGCTGCAGTAACTTTTGCGAGAACGGAAGGAATTCTTCCTGCGCCAGAATCGGCACACGCGATAAAAGCGGCCATCGATGAAGCACTTAAAGCAAAAGAAGAAGGAAAATCAAAAACTATTCTTTTCAATCTTTCAGGTCACGGACATTTCGATTTATCCGCATATGATAACTACCTTTCCGGAAAAATGCTGGATTATGAGTATCCTTCGGAAAAAGTTGAAGAAGCTTTATCTCATCTGCCGAAAGTAGATTCATAA
- a CDS encoding cation transporter, producing MIKIKEEFKLPTVLGIGLLLVFVETVGSFFSGSLSLLSHAGLMLAASFAALPAIIGKNLNISKEEGEAFKRSQFYSICLNGVMLLIIALYIIYKAVVLFADPVGINLAMTCWMAFSAFTGLAFCLLLLYPEIKKNKDIKTLFIKYALCAALMPLIASASAIYYLKDMYFFDPVLSLFIAAFIIVQVISLLKQALLALIK from the coding sequence ATGATAAAAATAAAAGAAGAGTTTAAACTGCCCACTGTTTTAGGCATCGGCTTATTGCTGGTGTTTGTTGAAACGGTGGGCAGCTTTTTTTCCGGAAGCCTTTCTCTTTTAAGTCACGCGGGCTTGATGCTCGCAGCGTCGTTTGCTGCGCTGCCTGCAATAATCGGCAAAAATTTAAACATAAGCAAAGAAGAAGGCGAAGCCTTTAAACGTTCGCAGTTCTATTCGATATGTTTAAACGGGGTTATGCTGCTGATAATCGCTCTGTATATAATTTATAAAGCGGTTGTTCTTTTTGCTGACCCTGTGGGGATTAACCTTGCTATGACATGCTGGATGGCATTTTCGGCTTTTACAGGGCTGGCTTTTTGCTTATTGCTTCTTTATCCCGAAATCAAAAAAAATAAAGACATAAAAACGCTTTTCATAAAATACGCGCTGTGCGCCGCTTTAATGCCGTTGATTGCCTCTGCATCAGCAATATATTATCTTAAGGACATGTATTTTTTTGACCCTGTTTTGAGCCTTTTTATCGCGGCGTTTATAATTGTCCAGGTTATTTCACTCCTCAAACAAGCTCTGCTTGCGTTGATAAAATAA
- a CDS encoding HU family DNA-binding protein, producing MKKPDVIRQVSDVSGLTQGDSNRAIKALVKVIQDSLKTGEVISLSGLGSFRAKSRKARQGRNPKTGEVIPVPPGKKVSFKPTTTLRKIIQ from the coding sequence ATGAAAAAGCCCGATGTCATTAGGCAGGTTTCAGATGTTTCAGGATTAACTCAAGGCGATTCCAATCGAGCAATAAAAGCTCTCGTAAAAGTTATACAGGACAGTCTGAAAACCGGTGAGGTCATTTCGCTTTCAGGGCTTGGCTCATTCCGAGCTAAATCACGCAAAGCTAGACAGGGCAGAAACCCTAAAACGGGCGAAGTGATTCCTGTTCCACCCGGCAAAAAGGTTTCTTTCAAGCCCACCACTACCCTCAGGAAAATAATACAATAG
- a CDS encoding LL-diaminopimelate aminotransferase, whose amino-acid sequence MINIEPSKKLDKLPPYLFTKINLLKTEAYTKNLDVIDLGMGNPDLPTPNHIVDRLCDTVKHHHNTHRYPQAKGMPKFRRAVAEWMGRRFGVNMEPESEILALIGSKEGIAHLCMSYLNPGDYVLVCDPAYPVHFNGVVLAGAKIYSMPLLEKNEFLPDFTKIPEKTAQKAKIMFLNYPNNPTAAVVEDNEFWKEAIRFCKKYNILLVSDNAYSELTFGDYCAPSIFEFHGAKEVALEFHSFSKTFNMAGWRLGWVCGDKKLVGPLEKFKSFLDYGAPTFMQLAGIAALNGSRECVKELSTVYERRMKKMTYGLQKIGWKVRESKATMYIWAGLPDCLLKEGSLKVAEKLIKETGVVVSPGVGFGKHGEGYVRISLVTHDRRFHDALLRINKFTKNAANQNVSKSI is encoded by the coding sequence ATGATAAATATAGAGCCATCAAAAAAATTAGATAAGTTACCGCCATATCTTTTTACAAAAATTAACCTTTTAAAAACTGAAGCTTACACAAAAAATCTTGATGTAATCGATTTGGGCATGGGTAATCCGGATTTGCCTACGCCCAATCATATTGTTGACAGGCTTTGTGATACTGTAAAACATCATCATAATACACACAGATACCCGCAGGCAAAGGGTATGCCGAAATTCAGAAGGGCTGTAGCCGAATGGATGGGGAGAAGGTTCGGCGTAAATATGGAACCTGAAAGTGAAATTCTTGCGCTTATAGGTTCAAAAGAAGGAATTGCTCATCTTTGCATGTCTTATCTAAATCCAGGAGATTATGTTTTAGTCTGTGACCCCGCTTATCCCGTACATTTTAATGGAGTTGTTCTTGCCGGCGCAAAAATCTATTCAATGCCTCTTCTTGAAAAAAACGAGTTTCTGCCGGATTTTACGAAAATACCGGAAAAAACGGCACAAAAAGCAAAAATAATGTTTTTAAATTACCCAAATAATCCGACAGCTGCTGTTGTTGAAGATAATGAATTTTGGAAAGAAGCCATAAGATTTTGCAAAAAGTATAATATTTTGCTGGTTTCCGACAATGCTTATTCAGAACTCACTTTCGGCGATTACTGCGCACCTTCGATTTTTGAGTTTCATGGGGCAAAAGAGGTCGCTTTGGAATTTCATTCATTTTCCAAGACATTTAATATGGCAGGCTGGAGGCTCGGATGGGTTTGCGGGGACAAAAAGCTTGTCGGCCCGTTAGAAAAATTTAAATCATTTTTAGATTATGGCGCGCCGACTTTTATGCAGCTTGCCGGCATTGCAGCTTTAAACGGTTCTCGGGAATGCGTAAAAGAGCTTTCTACAGTTTATGAAAGAAGAATGAAAAAAATGACGTATGGTTTACAGAAAATAGGCTGGAAAGTCAGAGAAAGCAAAGCGACAATGTATATTTGGGCGGGTTTGCCCGACTGTTTGTTAAAAGAAGGGTCATTAAAAGTTGCAGAAAAACTTATAAAAGAAACTGGTGTTGTGGTTTCGCCTGGAGTGGGTTTCGGCAAACATGGCGAAGGGTATGTGCGAATATCGCTTGTAACGCATGACAGGCGCTTTCATGATGCGCTTCTTAGAATA
- a CDS encoding nitroreductase family protein yields MKKLFLYFVVSFFFVSNVFAAQTIDTIMKRTSVRSYERGKIEQQDLDIILKAAMAAPSARNVQPWAFIIVDDHEVIDSLADKLPYAKMLREASIAIIVCGKKDSEDFWIMDCSAATENILLAVQDLGLGAVWTAVYPDKKRVDAVRKTFSIPSEFVPLNVIPIGKPKGETQPKNKYDAGKIHTNKW; encoded by the coding sequence ATGAAAAAATTATTTTTGTATTTTGTTGTTTCGTTTTTCTTTGTTTCAAATGTTTTTGCAGCACAGACCATTGACACCATTATGAAAAGAACAAGCGTCAGAAGTTATGAAAGGGGCAAAATAGAACAGCAGGACTTGGACATTATTTTGAAAGCTGCCATGGCTGCTCCGAGCGCTAGGAATGTTCAGCCATGGGCTTTCATCATAGTTGACGATCACGAAGTGATTGACTCTCTTGCAGACAAGCTTCCTTATGCAAAAATGCTCAGAGAAGCTTCTATAGCAATAATAGTCTGCGGGAAAAAAGACTCGGAAGATTTTTGGATAATGGATTGTTCGGCAGCTACGGAAAATATTTTGCTTGCCGTGCAGGATTTGGGACTTGGCGCAGTATGGACGGCTGTTTATCCGGACAAAAAAAGAGTTGACGCCGTAAGAAAAACTTTCTCAATACCTTCTGAATTTGTTCCTTTAAACGTAATTCCAATAGGCAAGCCCAAAGGCGAAACACAGCCGAAAAACAAGTATGATGCAGGAAAAATCCATACCAACAAATGGTAG